Proteins from a single region of Mytilus trossulus isolate FHL-02 chromosome 2, PNRI_Mtr1.1.1.hap1, whole genome shotgun sequence:
- the LOC134705337 gene encoding uncharacterized protein LOC134705337 → MTFLIFAFNQTKLITSVLSFFSLSCRSKSQQISSRMIRVICLALMVCCSLAVPLSSTPVPHSTMSVQNAVAKLQQIVKQEVAVLWQSADTNKDGKFTASDMNVIFTDYDHDNNSIITKAEFIGRFTHNQPEMNTIAQGLFLTFDVNRDDTITHHDLDLFYQRMDTDHSNNVNESEFTKYFTEVMTLLFVIQLQGGNTPTTTMASG, encoded by the exons ATGACGTTTCTTATCTTTGCATTTAACCAGACAAAACTGATAACCTCCGTACTATCGTTCTTCAGTCTTTCTTGTAGATCAAA atccCAACAAATATCAAGCAGGATGATTAGAGTTATATGTCTTGCATTAATGGTATGCTGTAGTCTTGCTGTCCCACT ATCAAGTACTCCAGTTCCTCACTCTACTATGAGTGTACAGAATGCAGTAGCAAAATTacaacaaattgtgaaacaggAAGTTGCTGTTTTGTGGCAAAGTGCTGACACAAATAAAGACGGAAAATTTACTGCCTCGGATATGAATGTCATTTTCACTGATTACGATCATGACA ACAACAGTATTATTACGAAAGCAGAATTCATTGGGAGATTTACTCACAACCAACCAGAGATGAATACCATAGCACAGGGTCTGTTTCTCACATTTGATGTCAACAGAGATGACACTATAACTCATCATGACCTCGATCTGTTTTATCAAAGAATGGATACTGATC aTAGCAACAATGTTAATGAGTCAGAATTCACGAAGTATTTCACAGAA GTGATGACTTTACTATTTGTTATTCAACTACAAGGAGGAAACACTCCCACTACAACAATGGCTTCTGGATAG